The nucleotide sequence GCGCGGCTCGCGCCAGCCGGCCGCACGGTGGCGCTCCAGTTGATACGTCGCCACCGCATCATTGAGAGCTACCTCGTCACGCGGCTTGGCTTTGCCTGGGACGACGTCCACGCTGAAGCCGAACAGCTCGAGCACGCCGCGAGTGCCGAGCTCGTGGAACGTATGGCGGCCGCGCTCGGGCACCCCACCGAAGATCCGCACGGCGCGCCCATTCCCACCGCCGAAGGCAAGGTGGACGAACGCCGGCTCCAGAGCATTGCCGACCTCCCGGTGGGGGCAACGGCGCGCGTGGTGCGCATGAGCGACCGCGACTCCGAGTTTCTGCGCTACCTCGCCACACTTGGCGTCCGCCCGGGCGCCACCGTCAAGGTGACGGCGCGGTCACCGTTCGACGGGCCCATCACCCTCGCCGTGCGGGCCAAGCGGCATCAGGTCGGGGTGGCGGCGGCAGCGCGCGTGTACGTCGAAGCCAAGAAGCGGTGACCATGTTCGGTGGCGAACTGAGGGGGCACTTGACGTATATCTCACTACTGAGTAACTTATTAGTCAGATAAAGGACCGCGCCTCGTGTGCCCGGGTACCACCACACCTCCTCGTTTTCTCAGAGCGTCACCATGATCCGCCCCATTCGCACTCTCCTGCTCCCCCTCCTGTCCGCGGCCGTCGCGCTCAACGCCGCTGGTGCGC is from Gemmatimonadota bacterium and encodes:
- a CDS encoding metal-dependent transcriptional regulator; this translates as MATRRTAEPSHGALTGQAEDYLKVIYEKEQGGEPAATTAIATALGVAPASVSGMLQRLARLGLVKVERYRGARLAPAGRTVALQLIRRHRIIESYLVTRLGFAWDDVHAEAEQLEHAASAELVERMAAALGHPTEDPHGAPIPTAEGKVDERRLQSIADLPVGATARVVRMSDRDSEFLRYLATLGVRPGATVKVTARSPFDGPITLAVRAKRHQVGVAAAARVYVEAKKR